Proteins encoded together in one Prionailurus viverrinus isolate Anna chromosome B1, UM_Priviv_1.0, whole genome shotgun sequence window:
- the LRAT gene encoding lecithin retinol acyltransferase isoform X2 → MKNPMLEALSLLLEKLLLISNFKLFSSGAQSENKARNSFYEISRFLRGDVLEVPRTHLTHYGIYLGDNRVAHMMPDILLALTDDKRLTQKVVSNKRLILGVIGRVASVRVDTVEDFAYGADILVNHLDRSLKRKALLNEEVAQRAEKLLGLTSYSLLWNNCEHFVTYCRFGTPISPQADKGLSAQKVPLQVS, encoded by the exons ATGAAGAACCCAATGCTGGAGGCACTGTCCCTATTGCTGGAGAAGCTGCTCCTCATCTCCAACTTCAAGCTCTTCAGTTCCGGAGCCCAGAGCGAAAACAAGGCGAGGAACAGTTTCTATGAGATCAGCCGTTTCCTGCGCGGCGACGTGCTGGAGGTGCCGCGGACCCACCTGACCCACTACGGCATCTACCTGGGCGACAACCGTGTCGCCCACATGATGCCCGACATCCTCTTGGCCCTGACCGACGACAAGCGGCTCACCCAGAAGGTGGTCTCCAACAAGCGTCTCATCCTGGGCGTCATCGGCAGGGTGGCCAGCGTCCGCGTGGACACAGTGGAGGACTTCGCCTACGGAGCCGACATCCTGGTCAATCACCTGGACAGGTCCCTCAAGAGGAAGGCGCTGCTCAACGAAGAGGTGGCGCAGAGAGCGGAGAAGCTGCTGGGCTTGACTTCCTACAGCCTCCTGTGGAACAACTGTGAGCACTTCGTGACCTACTGCAGATTCGGCACCCCGATCAGCCCCCAGGCTGACAAG GGACTCAGTGCTCAAAAAGTGCCCCTACAAGTTTCTTAA
- the LRAT gene encoding lecithin retinol acyltransferase isoform X1 produces the protein MKNPMLEALSLLLEKLLLISNFKLFSSGAQSENKARNSFYEISRFLRGDVLEVPRTHLTHYGIYLGDNRVAHMMPDILLALTDDKRLTQKVVSNKRLILGVIGRVASVRVDTVEDFAYGADILVNHLDRSLKRKALLNEEVAQRAEKLLGLTSYSLLWNNCEHFVTYCRFGTPISPQADKFCENVKIIIRDQRSVLASAILGLASIVCLGLASYTTLPAIFIPFFLWMAG, from the exons ATGAAGAACCCAATGCTGGAGGCACTGTCCCTATTGCTGGAGAAGCTGCTCCTCATCTCCAACTTCAAGCTCTTCAGTTCCGGAGCCCAGAGCGAAAACAAGGCGAGGAACAGTTTCTATGAGATCAGCCGTTTCCTGCGCGGCGACGTGCTGGAGGTGCCGCGGACCCACCTGACCCACTACGGCATCTACCTGGGCGACAACCGTGTCGCCCACATGATGCCCGACATCCTCTTGGCCCTGACCGACGACAAGCGGCTCACCCAGAAGGTGGTCTCCAACAAGCGTCTCATCCTGGGCGTCATCGGCAGGGTGGCCAGCGTCCGCGTGGACACAGTGGAGGACTTCGCCTACGGAGCCGACATCCTGGTCAATCACCTGGACAGGTCCCTCAAGAGGAAGGCGCTGCTCAACGAAGAGGTGGCGCAGAGAGCGGAGAAGCTGCTGGGCTTGACTTCCTACAGCCTCCTGTGGAACAACTGTGAGCACTTCGTGACCTACTGCAGATTCGGCACCCCGATCAGCCCCCAGGCTGACAAG ttctgtgaGAATGTGAAGATAATTATTCGTGATCAGAGAAGTGTTCTTGCTTCAGCAATCTTGGGATTGGCGTCTATAGTCTGTCTGGGCTTGGCATCGTATACTACCCTTCCTGCAATTTTTATTCCGTTCTTCTTATGGATGGCTGGCTGA
- the LRAT gene encoding lecithin retinol acyltransferase isoform X3, whose product MGKQCLRMKNPMLEALSLLLEKLLLISNFKLFSSGAQSENKARNSFYEISRFLRGDVLEVPRTHLTHYGIYLGDNRVAHMMPDILLALTDDKRLTQKVVSNKRLILGVIGRVASVRVDTVEDFAYGADILVNHLDRSLKRKALLNEEVAQRAEKLLGLTSYSLLWNNCEHFVTYCRFGTPISPQADKFCENVKIIIRDQRSVLASAILGLASIVCLGLASYTTLPAIFIPFFLWMAG is encoded by the exons ATGGGGAAGCAGTGTCTGAG GATGAAGAACCCAATGCTGGAGGCACTGTCCCTATTGCTGGAGAAGCTGCTCCTCATCTCCAACTTCAAGCTCTTCAGTTCCGGAGCCCAGAGCGAAAACAAGGCGAGGAACAGTTTCTATGAGATCAGCCGTTTCCTGCGCGGCGACGTGCTGGAGGTGCCGCGGACCCACCTGACCCACTACGGCATCTACCTGGGCGACAACCGTGTCGCCCACATGATGCCCGACATCCTCTTGGCCCTGACCGACGACAAGCGGCTCACCCAGAAGGTGGTCTCCAACAAGCGTCTCATCCTGGGCGTCATCGGCAGGGTGGCCAGCGTCCGCGTGGACACAGTGGAGGACTTCGCCTACGGAGCCGACATCCTGGTCAATCACCTGGACAGGTCCCTCAAGAGGAAGGCGCTGCTCAACGAAGAGGTGGCGCAGAGAGCGGAGAAGCTGCTGGGCTTGACTTCCTACAGCCTCCTGTGGAACAACTGTGAGCACTTCGTGACCTACTGCAGATTCGGCACCCCGATCAGCCCCCAGGCTGACAAG ttctgtgaGAATGTGAAGATAATTATTCGTGATCAGAGAAGTGTTCTTGCTTCAGCAATCTTGGGATTGGCGTCTATAGTCTGTCTGGGCTTGGCATCGTATACTACCCTTCCTGCAATTTTTATTCCGTTCTTCTTATGGATGGCTGGCTGA